A window from Fibrobacter sp. UWB11 encodes these proteins:
- the purL gene encoding phosphoribosylformylglycinamidine synthase, giving the protein MLILRGTPALSDFRLQKLSSDFKAAGIPVASVYAEFLHVVDLSADLTASEKETLEKVLHYGPMREVKALEGELFVVCPRPGTISPWSSKATDIAHICGLPAIKRIERAIAYYVKFEGAAPAGAREKITAKIHDRMTQAVFADTASLEVLFSKEEPRPLNVIPVLTEGRNALVKADKEMGLALSADEIDYLVKNFTELKRNPTDVELYMFAQANSEHCRHKVFGAEWTIDGVKQDKSLFQMIKNTYQLHNSNIFSAYKDNAAVMKGATAGRFYADPRNNKYDFHNEEVDILMKVETHNHPTAISPFPGAATGSGGEIRDEGATGKGSKPKAGLTGFSVSNLKLPGAVQPWEKDFGSPSRIASALDIMIDGPLGGAAFNNEYGRPNILGYFRTFEQEVSSEKGTEVRGYHKPIMLAGGLGNIKHQHIEKGHIDPGDHLIVLGGPAMLIGLGGGAASSVANGAGNESLDFASVQRENPEMERRCQEVIDRCWAMNEENPITFIHDVGAGGLSNAFPELVNDGGLGGKFELRNVPNDEPGMSPFEIWSNESQERYVIAIAGDKLDVFDAICKRERCPYAVVGEAIPEKHLTLTDKHFGTTPIDMPLGVLLGKPPRMIRNEKSQKRPLSSQVVPAGVTVKDLAHRVLANPTVADKTFLISIGDRSVTGMICRDQMVGPWQVPVADCAVTSATLDTYEGEVMSMGERAPIALISPAAAARMTVAESLTNMAAACVPDMGRVNLSANWMATPNYEGDGADLYEAVKSIGMELCPELGITIPVGKDSMSMSTVWQDEKGSHRVTAPISLVISAFAPCADVRKTLTPQLLQKKDTTLVLVDLARGKNRMGASIAAQVYNLLGDKAPDVDSAKELRAFFETIQKLNADGKILAYHDKSDGGLFTTVVEMAFAGHVGVTLDATALKGNVIDALFNEELGAVLQVANADLAAVKAAFEAVGLGDTVSEIGKLNDTYNIVIGDYAEGLSDLRAIWSDTTRRIAALRDNPECAESEYKLKLEQDDPGITPKVTFDLAASAKVIKDYASRPKMAILREQGVNGELEMAAAFAKAGFESIDVHMTDILSGRVSLKDFNGLVACGGFSYGDVLGAGEGWAKSILFNPKARAEFEAYFNRKDTFTLGVCNGCQMVSNLKDLIPGAKHWPRFVQNISERFEARYCSLKVEDTPAVLLKGMAGSVLPIAVAHGEGRAEFASREAAEASLKTGLVALRYVDGKHEYTERYPLNPNGSPFGINGLCSEDGRALVMMPHPERVFRTCQYSWHPAEWGEDGPWMQLFRNGRIFVG; this is encoded by the coding sequence ATGCTCATTCTTCGTGGTACTCCGGCTCTGTCGGATTTCCGTCTGCAAAAGCTTTCATCTGATTTTAAGGCCGCTGGAATTCCGGTTGCATCTGTCTATGCCGAATTCCTCCATGTGGTGGATCTGTCCGCCGACCTGACCGCTTCCGAAAAGGAAACGCTCGAAAAGGTCCTTCATTACGGCCCGATGCGCGAAGTCAAGGCGCTCGAAGGTGAACTCTTTGTGGTCTGCCCGCGTCCGGGTACGATCAGCCCGTGGAGCTCGAAGGCTACCGATATCGCTCACATTTGCGGCCTCCCGGCAATCAAGCGCATCGAACGCGCCATTGCTTACTACGTGAAATTTGAAGGTGCTGCTCCAGCTGGCGCCCGTGAAAAGATTACGGCCAAGATTCACGACCGCATGACTCAGGCCGTGTTTGCCGATACAGCATCTCTCGAAGTGCTCTTCAGCAAGGAAGAACCGCGTCCGCTGAACGTGATTCCGGTGCTTACCGAAGGTCGCAATGCTCTCGTGAAGGCCGACAAGGAAATGGGCCTTGCCCTCTCCGCCGACGAAATCGATTATCTCGTCAAGAATTTCACTGAACTCAAGCGCAACCCGACCGACGTGGAACTTTACATGTTCGCTCAGGCCAACTCGGAACACTGCCGCCACAAGGTGTTCGGTGCTGAATGGACCATCGACGGCGTGAAGCAGGACAAGTCCTTGTTCCAGATGATCAAGAACACTTACCAGCTCCACAATTCCAACATCTTCAGCGCTTACAAGGATAACGCCGCTGTGATGAAGGGTGCAACGGCTGGCCGTTTCTACGCTGACCCGCGCAACAACAAGTACGACTTCCACAACGAAGAAGTCGACATCTTGATGAAGGTCGAAACCCACAACCATCCGACTGCAATTTCTCCGTTCCCGGGTGCCGCTACGGGTAGTGGTGGTGAAATCCGTGACGAAGGTGCTACGGGTAAGGGTTCCAAGCCGAAGGCTGGCCTTACGGGCTTCAGCGTTTCGAACCTCAAGCTTCCGGGTGCAGTTCAGCCGTGGGAAAAGGACTTTGGTAGTCCGTCCCGCATCGCTTCTGCTCTCGACATTATGATTGACGGCCCGCTCGGTGGTGCCGCATTCAACAACGAATATGGTCGTCCGAACATCCTCGGTTACTTCCGTACGTTCGAACAGGAAGTTTCTTCTGAAAAGGGTACCGAAGTTCGTGGTTACCACAAGCCGATTATGCTTGCTGGCGGTCTCGGTAACATCAAGCACCAGCACATTGAAAAGGGCCACATCGATCCGGGTGACCACTTGATCGTTCTTGGTGGTCCGGCCATGTTGATCGGTCTTGGTGGCGGTGCAGCTAGCTCTGTTGCTAACGGTGCCGGTAATGAATCTCTCGACTTTGCTTCTGTGCAGCGTGAAAACCCGGAAATGGAACGCCGCTGCCAGGAAGTCATCGACCGCTGCTGGGCGATGAACGAAGAAAACCCGATTACATTTATTCATGATGTGGGTGCAGGTGGACTTTCGAACGCCTTCCCGGAACTCGTGAACGATGGCGGCCTCGGCGGTAAGTTTGAACTCCGCAATGTGCCGAACGACGAACCGGGCATGAGCCCGTTCGAAATCTGGAGTAACGAATCCCAGGAACGTTATGTTATCGCTATTGCTGGTGACAAGCTCGATGTGTTCGACGCTATCTGTAAGCGTGAACGCTGCCCGTACGCAGTTGTGGGCGAGGCTATCCCTGAAAAGCACTTGACCCTTACGGACAAGCACTTCGGTACGACTCCGATTGACATGCCGCTCGGCGTGCTCCTCGGTAAGCCGCCGCGCATGATCCGCAATGAAAAGTCCCAGAAGCGCCCGCTCTCTTCTCAGGTGGTGCCGGCTGGTGTGACGGTGAAGGACCTTGCACATCGCGTGCTTGCTAACCCGACCGTTGCAGATAAGACGTTCTTGATTTCCATTGGTGACCGTTCCGTGACGGGTATGATTTGCCGTGACCAGATGGTGGGCCCGTGGCAGGTGCCGGTTGCTGACTGCGCCGTGACGAGTGCAACTCTCGACACGTACGAAGGCGAAGTCATGAGTATGGGCGAACGCGCTCCGATTGCTCTCATTTCTCCGGCCGCTGCAGCCCGTATGACGGTTGCAGAATCTCTCACGAACATGGCTGCCGCTTGCGTTCCGGATATGGGCCGCGTAAACTTGTCCGCAAACTGGATGGCTACGCCGAACTACGAAGGCGATGGCGCTGACTTGTACGAAGCCGTGAAGTCCATCGGTATGGAACTCTGCCCGGAACTTGGCATTACGATTCCGGTCGGTAAGGACTCCATGAGTATGAGCACCGTGTGGCAGGACGAAAAGGGTAGCCACCGCGTGACCGCTCCGATTTCTCTTGTGATTAGTGCCTTTGCTCCGTGCGCTGACGTTCGCAAGACGCTCACGCCGCAGCTCTTGCAGAAGAAGGACACGACGCTTGTGCTCGTGGACCTCGCTCGTGGCAAGAACCGCATGGGCGCATCCATTGCCGCTCAGGTTTACAACCTCCTCGGCGACAAGGCTCCGGATGTCGATTCCGCTAAGGAACTCCGCGCCTTCTTCGAAACGATCCAGAAGCTCAATGCCGATGGAAAGATTCTCGCTTACCACGACAAGAGCGATGGTGGCCTCTTTACGACGGTTGTCGAAATGGCATTTGCCGGTCACGTGGGTGTGACGCTCGACGCTACAGCTCTCAAGGGCAATGTGATTGACGCTTTGTTCAACGAAGAACTCGGTGCCGTTCTCCAGGTCGCAAACGCAGACCTCGCTGCAGTGAAGGCTGCTTTCGAAGCTGTCGGTCTCGGCGATACCGTTTCTGAAATCGGTAAGCTCAACGATACGTATAACATTGTGATTGGCGACTACGCCGAAGGCCTCTCTGACCTCCGCGCCATCTGGAGTGATACGACTCGCCGCATTGCCGCTCTCCGTGACAATCCGGAATGTGCCGAAAGCGAGTACAAGCTCAAGCTCGAACAGGACGATCCGGGTATCACGCCGAAGGTCACGTTCGATCTCGCTGCTAGCGCCAAGGTCATCAAGGATTACGCAAGCCGCCCGAAGATGGCTATTCTCCGTGAACAGGGCGTCAACGGCGAACTCGAAATGGCTGCTGCATTTGCAAAGGCTGGCTTCGAATCTATCGACGTTCACATGACGGACATCCTCTCCGGTCGCGTAAGCCTCAAGGACTTCAACGGTCTCGTTGCTTGCGGTGGCTTTAGCTACGGTGACGTTCTCGGTGCTGGCGAAGGCTGGGCCAAGAGCATCTTGTTCAACCCGAAGGCTCGCGCTGAATTCGAAGCTTACTTCAACCGCAAGGATACCTTCACGCTCGGCGTTTGCAACGGCTGCCAGATGGTCTCGAACCTCAAGGATTTGATTCCGGGCGCTAAGCACTGGCCGCGCTTTGTGCAGAACATCTCCGAACGCTTCGAAGCTCGCTACTGCTCTTTGAAGGTTGAAGATACGCCGGCAGTGCTCCTCAAGGGCATGGCGGGCTCCGTGCTCCCGATTGCTGTTGCTCACGGTGAAGGCCGTGCTGAATTCGCAAGCCGCGAAGCTGCCGAAGCCAGCCTCAAGACGGGTCTCGTGGCACTCCGCTATGTCGACGGCAAGCACGAATACACCGAACGCTATCCGCTCAACCCGAACGGTTCTCCGTTTGGCATCAACGGCCTCTGCTCTGAAGATGGTCGTGCACTCGTGATGATGCCGCACCCGGAACGCGTGTTCCGCACCTGCCAATACTCTTGGCACCCGGCAGAATGGGGTGAAGATGGCCCGTGGATGCAGCTCTTCCGCAACGGCCGTATCTTCGTAGGGTAA
- a CDS encoding radical SAM/SPASM domain-containing protein yields MANIGYQPVTAVWEVTMGCNFRCGHCGSSCEGALPGQLSTEEALDLCDQIADIGLKWITLSGGEPLTRQDTPELVKRLSGNGVIVNMITNGWLLDAKMAKKLKENGIATVAISIDGTPEIHDKIRKKGAFEHARQAFAAMKELGIKTGAVTTFTKQNMDILPELKEELIRMGVNTWQVQLGLPMGNLKERPDWLLEPRQVKDVIDFCYNTAKEGRIDIYPADCIGYYSMKDLETRRLSYKSNGYSLWDGCNAGIRGFGILHNGDILGCTSIRSKEFIEGNIRERKLREIWEDKNAFLWRRQMTKDKLSGSCKKCIYGSKCLGGCPNTRLTMKGSIYEENEYCAYNLSLKEKETKYGKCDSAAALLKLAEALIPQGNYQEASFALKRAQELEPNNADVYRAMGYSEFMCGNYESCLEANEKALNINSMDTYAMGGRALALYRLGQAEEGLRVMQEAVSLSGGQDPNLIQDLRYMTSDMAAKAAYASK; encoded by the coding sequence ATGGCAAATATTGGGTATCAACCCGTCACTGCAGTCTGGGAAGTAACGATGGGCTGCAACTTTCGCTGTGGGCATTGTGGTTCATCTTGTGAAGGCGCTCTCCCTGGACAATTGAGCACCGAGGAAGCTCTTGATTTGTGTGATCAAATTGCTGATATTGGACTGAAATGGATTACCTTGTCTGGAGGCGAACCTCTTACGAGACAAGATACACCTGAGCTGGTGAAGCGACTTTCAGGCAATGGCGTTATCGTGAATATGATCACGAATGGTTGGCTCCTTGACGCGAAAATGGCGAAAAAGTTAAAAGAAAATGGCATTGCCACGGTTGCGATAAGCATTGACGGAACGCCCGAAATCCATGACAAAATCAGGAAAAAAGGTGCCTTTGAACATGCAAGGCAGGCCTTTGCCGCAATGAAGGAATTGGGGATAAAGACCGGTGCTGTTACGACCTTTACGAAGCAGAACATGGATATTCTCCCGGAATTGAAGGAAGAACTTATTCGCATGGGCGTTAACACATGGCAGGTTCAACTTGGCTTGCCCATGGGTAATTTGAAGGAACGCCCTGATTGGCTCCTTGAACCGAGACAGGTCAAAGACGTCATTGATTTTTGCTACAATACTGCAAAAGAAGGTAGAATAGATATTTATCCAGCAGATTGTATTGGATATTATTCGATGAAGGATCTTGAAACAAGGCGTTTGTCCTACAAGTCAAATGGTTATTCCTTGTGGGATGGCTGCAATGCAGGAATTCGCGGTTTCGGGATTTTGCATAATGGTGATATCTTGGGTTGCACCTCGATTCGTTCCAAGGAATTCATCGAGGGAAATATCCGCGAAAGAAAGCTGCGTGAAATTTGGGAAGATAAAAATGCATTTTTGTGGCGTCGCCAGATGACAAAGGACAAACTCTCTGGTTCTTGCAAAAAATGTATTTATGGTTCCAAGTGCCTTGGCGGCTGCCCGAATACGCGTCTCACGATGAAGGGTAGCATTTATGAGGAAAATGAATATTGCGCATACAACCTTTCTCTAAAGGAAAAGGAAACAAAGTATGGCAAGTGCGACAGTGCTGCTGCTTTGCTCAAATTGGCAGAAGCGTTGATTCCGCAGGGCAACTACCAAGAAGCCTCCTTTGCTTTGAAGCGTGCGCAAGAACTGGAACCCAATAACGCCGATGTTTACAGGGCGATGGGTTACAGCGAATTCATGTGCGGTAACTATGAATCGTGCCTTGAAGCAAACGAGAAGGCTTTGAATATCAATAGCATGGATACTTATGCTATGGGTGGTCGAGCTCTTGCTTTGTATCGACTCGGACAGGCAGAAGAAGGCTTGCGCGTTATGCAAGAGGCCGTTTCGTTGTCCGGAGGTCAGGATCCGAATCTTATCCAAGATCTCAGATATATGACATCCGACATGGCTGCAAAAGCTGCATACGCAAGCAAGTAA
- a CDS encoding DUF4419 domain-containing protein encodes MKSLYKFFLLAFIISVLHPCEAKVSEPVLESSSKATRSFEGFVRDTSAYVMVVDTSVHDSAFKETLVPVEEGGFARIFSHYPQENLTNETKIFYAYSDSISPFVEKSSKSSSFLDVVSLAYANHYPMEISPDDIWLMILDGFRLHVKNNRKALKNRFVAPGADTVISIVDNSLTYNSTHNEWFWIIANLYESLLSKLPKKTGNPLKTKFSTTSPVDNNISGTMVMAVASEYYSYHVWTTCGIPKIKIKGTKEDWILLKDSFNKLAVQLNMKWWAKGLNPVLDEFIKVFDGKINLEHWRSIYKYYNPKGCGSPSFDGWISRFLPYTKEFVRDGFAYVKHSDWNKRMYFHDVPSGITFVDVKWHYSKDIPLKLYTGFVGIQVDTTTKMLKAARGYALMAYGLMNFRETAKETKYIPGKTLRLHEMLAISDSMNVYGEKGLLYSTNDLEEIERFADVSYLDEEYLEPGSWILEDYDWNEPNLSINLYRKGELQDHLLYYAYPKKYRNGAMRSLKGVGFWEKNVAIKKFFEQRKIPINGTVDEFSNEKNLPKFNLEIYVDTVILKDGKKDDGKMDDLRIGIMGALRESCGWRLERAIYRHHKYDFNDSIVATISYKDEGRVDSVLMDLKPKIGSFQEEIRSILKYAWMPPKVNCDHGRKIAQEIVGKIKVRITLSRDYRMVCKQNGLVAKDSVWVFGAWTIGKNYALCNAIDFSKDLATGEIYRYQCEKFDEKDEKLKSAKNIRGDIKVSFNKNKYEDRERTLKKLSDLFVSIKIPPCFAEE; translated from the coding sequence ATGAAATCGCTCTATAAATTTTTTCTACTTGCTTTTATCATCTCTGTTCTGCATCCTTGTGAAGCGAAGGTTTCGGAACCTGTTCTTGAATCCTCTTCAAAAGCAACTCGAAGCTTTGAAGGCTTTGTGCGCGATACGAGCGCGTATGTCATGGTTGTGGATACGAGCGTTCACGATAGTGCCTTTAAAGAGACGCTAGTCCCCGTTGAAGAAGGCGGCTTTGCACGTATTTTTTCCCATTATCCCCAAGAAAATCTGACGAATGAAACTAAAATTTTCTATGCCTATTCCGATTCTATAAGCCCATTTGTTGAAAAAAGTTCCAAATCATCTTCATTCCTTGATGTTGTTTCACTCGCGTATGCCAATCATTACCCAATGGAAATTAGCCCTGATGACATTTGGCTTATGATATTAGATGGTTTTCGCCTCCATGTAAAGAACAATCGTAAAGCTCTGAAAAATCGTTTTGTTGCTCCAGGTGCCGATACTGTAATTTCGATTGTAGATAATTCATTGACGTATAATTCCACGCATAATGAATGGTTTTGGATAATCGCGAACTTATATGAATCGTTGCTGTCTAAATTGCCTAAAAAAACGGGAAATCCGCTGAAGACGAAATTTTCGACAACAAGTCCGGTAGATAACAATATCTCAGGGACTATGGTAATGGCTGTTGCCTCGGAATACTATTCATATCATGTTTGGACTACTTGCGGGATTCCCAAAATCAAGATTAAAGGTACTAAAGAGGATTGGATTTTGCTTAAGGATTCCTTTAACAAACTGGCCGTGCAATTGAATATGAAGTGGTGGGCGAAAGGTCTTAATCCTGTACTTGATGAATTTATCAAAGTTTTTGATGGTAAAATAAATTTAGAACATTGGAGAAGTATTTACAAATATTACAACCCCAAAGGATGCGGCAGCCCTAGCTTTGATGGCTGGATTTCTCGATTTTTGCCTTATACGAAAGAATTTGTTCGAGATGGGTTTGCCTATGTAAAGCATTCGGATTGGAATAAACGGATGTATTTTCACGATGTGCCATCGGGAATTACGTTTGTAGATGTGAAGTGGCATTATTCTAAAGATATTCCTTTAAAACTTTATACAGGTTTTGTTGGAATCCAAGTCGATACCACGACAAAAATGTTGAAAGCGGCTAGAGGGTATGCTCTTATGGCCTATGGCTTGATGAATTTTAGGGAGACCGCTAAAGAAACAAAATACATACCGGGGAAAACTCTCCGCCTGCATGAAATGTTGGCAATTTCGGATTCCATGAATGTTTACGGGGAAAAAGGCTTGCTTTATTCAACCAATGACCTTGAAGAAATTGAACGTTTTGCGGATGTGTCTTATTTAGACGAGGAATATCTTGAACCTGGTTCTTGGATACTGGAAGACTATGATTGGAATGAACCGAATTTGTCGATTAATTTGTATCGAAAAGGCGAATTGCAAGACCATTTGCTTTATTATGCCTATCCTAAAAAGTATCGTAATGGTGCTATGCGTTCGTTAAAAGGAGTTGGATTTTGGGAAAAGAATGTTGCTATCAAAAAATTTTTCGAGCAGCGTAAAATTCCTATAAACGGAACAGTCGATGAATTCTCAAATGAAAAGAATCTTCCCAAATTTAATCTTGAAATCTATGTCGATACTGTTATTTTGAAAGATGGAAAAAAAGATGATGGAAAAATGGATGACCTTAGAATAGGGATAATGGGGGCTTTGAGAGAATCTTGTGGCTGGCGACTTGAACGGGCTATATATCGCCATCATAAGTATGATTTTAATGATTCTATTGTGGCTACGATTTCGTATAAGGATGAAGGACGTGTTGATTCTGTTTTGATGGACTTGAAACCTAAAATCGGTTCTTTTCAGGAAGAAATTCGTTCTATCTTGAAGTATGCGTGGATGCCTCCAAAAGTTAATTGCGATCATGGTCGTAAAATTGCGCAAGAAATTGTTGGCAAAATAAAAGTTCGTATAACCTTATCAAGAGATTATCGAATGGTGTGCAAACAGAATGGGCTTGTTGCAAAAGATTCCGTTTGGGTCTTTGGTGCTTGGACTATAGGAAAGAACTACGCTCTTTGCAACGCTATTGATTTTTCGAAAGACCTTGCAACCGGTGAAATATATCGTTATCAATGTGAAAAGTTCGATGAAAAAGATGAAAAATTAAAATCAGCTAAAAATATTCGTGGTGATATAAAAGTTAGTTTTAATAAAAATAAATACGAAGATCGTGAGAGAACGTTGAAAAAACTGAGTGACCTGTTTGTCTCTATTAAAATTCCGCCCTGCTTTGCGGAAGAATAA
- the cimA gene encoding citramalate synthase — MKVLLYDTTLRDGNQDRKISLSLADKVQIARILDHFGFDYIEGGWPNPSNPTDEEFFKLIKDVKLKHAKIAAFGSTRRPKILPENDPLLQALIKSEAPVKTIFGKSWDLHVTDVIRTTLTENLDMIESSVAYLKEYSEEVIYDAEHFFDGYKANPEYAIETLRAAEKGHADCIVLCDTNGGTMPWEIEKIIADVQKHISTPLGIHVHNDSGLAVANSLYAVKAGCVMVQGVVNGYGERCGNANLTTIAADLKFKMDRDFAAAKKLSHLRQLSGNIDQIVNLPSDVHAPYVGDAAFAHKGGAHIDGVMKVSRSFEHIDPHSVGNDRVFVTSDQAGGSLVVEKLKAIKPGIDKKDPLVASLLKEIKERENAGWHFDSAEASFKLLVYRHLGMVKEPFKVLNYRVIEDKTPQGVSVSQATVKLQVGDKISHQVSEGDGPVNALDAALRKALLPFFPCMESVRLDDFKVRVLGSNVASDATVRVWTTFGDEHGYWNMVGVSSNIIEACWTAFVDGLTYKILIEDKVIANAYKHIDVGTPSNDADKASPKK, encoded by the coding sequence ATGAAAGTCCTTTTATACGATACAACTCTCCGTGACGGTAACCAAGACCGTAAAATAAGTCTCTCTTTAGCCGACAAGGTGCAGATTGCACGAATTTTGGACCATTTTGGATTTGATTATATCGAGGGCGGTTGGCCGAACCCGAGTAATCCGACTGACGAAGAATTTTTCAAGCTTATCAAGGATGTAAAGCTCAAGCACGCGAAAATTGCCGCTTTCGGTTCTACGCGTCGTCCAAAAATCTTGCCGGAAAACGATCCGCTTTTGCAGGCTTTGATCAAGTCCGAAGCTCCGGTCAAGACGATTTTTGGTAAGAGCTGGGATTTGCATGTAACGGACGTGATTCGCACGACGCTTACGGAAAACCTCGACATGATCGAGTCTTCTGTGGCATACCTCAAGGAATATTCTGAGGAAGTGATTTACGATGCCGAGCACTTTTTTGATGGCTACAAGGCAAATCCGGAATACGCGATTGAAACGCTCCGTGCCGCAGAAAAGGGCCATGCTGATTGTATCGTGCTTTGCGATACGAACGGCGGAACGATGCCGTGGGAAATTGAAAAAATCATAGCGGATGTGCAAAAGCATATTTCTACTCCGCTAGGTATCCATGTGCATAACGATAGCGGACTTGCGGTTGCGAACTCGCTCTACGCCGTGAAGGCCGGTTGCGTGATGGTGCAGGGCGTGGTGAACGGCTACGGTGAACGTTGCGGTAATGCAAACCTCACGACTATTGCTGCCGATTTGAAGTTTAAGATGGATCGCGATTTTGCTGCTGCTAAAAAGTTGAGCCATTTGCGCCAGCTTAGCGGCAACATCGACCAGATTGTGAACTTGCCGAGCGACGTGCATGCTCCATATGTGGGCGATGCCGCATTTGCCCATAAGGGTGGTGCGCATATCGATGGCGTCATGAAGGTTTCTCGCAGTTTTGAACATATCGACCCACATTCCGTGGGCAATGACCGCGTTTTCGTGACGAGCGATCAGGCGGGTGGTTCTCTTGTTGTGGAAAAACTCAAGGCCATCAAGCCGGGTATCGACAAGAAGGATCCGCTGGTAGCAAGCCTCCTCAAAGAAATCAAGGAACGCGAAAACGCAGGCTGGCATTTTGACAGCGCTGAAGCAAGTTTCAAGTTGCTTGTGTACCGCCACTTGGGAATGGTCAAGGAACCGTTCAAGGTGCTCAACTACCGCGTGATTGAAGATAAGACTCCGCAGGGTGTTTCTGTATCGCAGGCAACGGTCAAGCTCCAGGTTGGCGACAAAATCAGCCATCAGGTGAGCGAAGGTGATGGCCCGGTGAATGCTCTCGATGCCGCTCTTCGTAAGGCTCTTTTGCCGTTCTTCCCGTGCATGGAAAGCGTGCGCCTCGACGACTTCAAGGTGCGAGTGCTCGGTTCCAACGTTGCATCCGATGCGACTGTTCGCGTGTGGACAACGTTTGGCGATGAACACGGCTACTGGAACATGGTCGGTGTTTCGAGCAACATCATCGAAGCTTGCTGGACCGCCTTTGTCGATGGCCTTACGTACAAGATTCTGATTGAAGACAAGGTCATTGCAAACGCTTACAAGCACATTGATGTGGGAACACCGAGCAATGATGCGGACAAGGCTTCGCCCAAGAAGTAG
- the hisD gene encoding histidinol dehydrogenase, protein MKIVKVTPKSQEIDRICGREVAPSKEIHDKVMDILADIKNGGYAKAVEYAQKFDGLKGKNLRVSEAEIKKSAAKCPPEMQRALKQAIKNVRDFHVNQMEDSWLMEGKDGVVLGQRIRPMKRVGLYVPGGAGIYPSTVIMNAVPAIVAGVKDIVVVTPIKGEINRAVAFVLCELGITEVYHIGGAQAIGMLAYGAKDAKGKVVVERVDKIVGPGNVFAAVAKKEVFGIVDIDMVAGPSEVLVLADNTCDPDFVAADLLSQAEHGSGFEAAICITDNMETAQMISECVDIQVENSPKKELLTKVLDNFGRILVVKDWFDGVAIANAIAPEHMEIMTDEAESMAAQIENAGAVFIGPWSSEPVGDYFAGPNHVLPTNGTGRFFSPLGVYDFLKRMSIIKYSEKAIKKNAKAIAVVANEEGFIHHAAAVLKRL, encoded by the coding sequence ATGAAAATCGTAAAAGTTACTCCGAAGTCTCAAGAGATTGATAGAATTTGTGGTCGTGAAGTTGCTCCGAGCAAGGAAATTCACGACAAGGTTATGGACATTCTCGCCGACATCAAGAACGGCGGTTATGCGAAGGCTGTTGAATACGCCCAAAAGTTCGATGGTCTGAAGGGCAAGAACCTCCGCGTTTCTGAAGCCGAAATCAAGAAGTCTGCTGCCAAGTGCCCGCCCGAAATGCAGCGTGCACTCAAGCAGGCTATTAAGAACGTCCGCGATTTCCACGTGAACCAGATGGAAGATTCCTGGCTCATGGAAGGCAAGGACGGTGTGGTTCTCGGTCAGCGTATCCGCCCGATGAAGCGCGTGGGTCTCTACGTTCCGGGTGGTGCTGGCATTTACCCGAGCACGGTCATCATGAATGCGGTTCCGGCCATTGTCGCTGGTGTCAAGGACATCGTTGTCGTGACTCCGATCAAGGGCGAAATCAACCGCGCTGTGGCTTTTGTGCTTTGCGAACTTGGCATTACTGAAGTTTACCACATCGGTGGCGCTCAGGCTATCGGCATGCTCGCTTACGGTGCCAAGGATGCTAAGGGCAAGGTTGTCGTGGAACGCGTTGATAAGATTGTGGGCCCGGGTAACGTCTTTGCCGCTGTCGCGAAGAAGGAAGTTTTTGGCATTGTTGATATCGACATGGTGGCAGGCCCGTCCGAAGTGCTCGTGCTTGCTGATAACACCTGTGATCCGGATTTTGTCGCTGCCGACCTTTTGAGCCAGGCGGAACACGGTTCTGGCTTTGAAGCCGCTATCTGCATTACGGACAACATGGAAACCGCACAGATGATTAGCGAATGTGTGGATATCCAGGTTGAAAATTCTCCGAAGAAGGAACTTTTGACGAAGGTGCTCGACAACTTCGGTCGCATCCTCGTGGTGAAGGATTGGTTCGATGGTGTGGCAATTGCAAATGCTATTGCTCCGGAACACATGGAAATCATGACGGACGAAGCCGAATCGATGGCTGCCCAGATCGAAAATGCGGGTGCTGTGTTTATCGGTCCGTGGTCTTCTGAACCGGTGGGCGACTACTTTGCAGGCCCGAACCACGTTTTGCCCACGAACGGCACGGGTCGTTTCTTCAGCCCGCTCGGCGTCTATGACTTCCTCAAGCGCATGAGCATCATCAAGTATAGCGAAAAGGCTATCAAGAAGAATGCGAAGGCAATCGCTGTCGTGGCTAATGAAGAAGGCTTCATCCACCACGCCGCCGCAGTTCTCAAGAGACTGTAA